The nucleotide window ACATATTCCTTAATATGTGTCCAATCTGCCAGCTTTGCTGCTGGTCTAAGACCTGAAGCTTCCAGTTAGTGAAACATCCCTTACCTTCACCCTAAACCCACAATTTACATATCTGTTCTATTTTCTTCTATAATTGCAGAGTCATATCAAGGGTTTATCGCCGACCCATTATTCTCACACATTTCATATTTGTACTGTATTTGAATCCATGACATAACAACAGGCCAGTATAATGATATACGAAAGGAATAAAGTagcagatgttaagcagaatgttcagGCTGCTCTTTCCCACACAATGAAAGAGTAAGGGGACTATGActtttgagctccaaaaaggacaaaagggcaccataaaagtatcataaaagtagtccatatgacttatccACTATATTCCAATTTTTATGAACTCCTACTGTGTGTTAGCTTTGTATGAGAGACAGGctgaaatttaagccattattcactgaaaatcttttgtTCTTTTggtagcttgacagccccagcccccatccactttcattgaattgaCAACAACaaagtgaacattctgctaaTGTACTCCTTTTTGGGTTCCACTGGAAAAGGTGAGCCATTCAGGTTAGGAGTGAAATGCATGTGAAtagattatgacagaatttttttttttttttggaactattcctttaacaaccaTAACAACCTTCCAGTTTGATGTTTGTCCCTTGTCCACTCTCTTGACATGTCTTTCTGTCCAAGTGAAACAGTCAAAGCCTGATTTGACCGGTGTGGACATCTGGGCAGCCAGTGGCCATTGCGTGTAtgtgcatgtgaatgtgtgtgtgtgtggtcatccTGGTCGTGAAGAAATTTGTCCTCTGGCATGACTCAGTCCTTTCTTAAACAGTTTGCATTGTGAAATGAGGCTGATCATTGCATCGTGCAAACTCCAGATCCAAATCATCACTGAGGATGGCTCCATGATggagatctatctgtctgtctatctatctagacTTTCATTCAGTTTTTGCACCATCAGATGAATGAATTTCATCTTACTGGAACTTTGTCTTACTACATGTTATTATGACCTTTACACAACACAAATCCTCCTGAGAGATGCAACTGTCGTTTGGGATTAAATTAAGAAACTTCAAGGACTCAGTATCCCAATCCCTAGTCAAAAAGTGTAGATTTATTCAGAGTCATGAGGTCTTTGACAGTATATCATATTTACTGTAGTAGAAACTATAGCACATGTGGAGCCAAGACCTGCAGTAAATTATAAATGAAATCTTATCCATACaatgattttcattttaatttttcatttaaagtatGAGGAAATATCCAGTAGACCACCTTATTAGCATTACAAACAGACAAAAtgtctttacacacacacattctctctgttcttctctctcttaaaaacacacacaaatatggtTACACACACTCTTAGAGTCACTTGAGTGATGCTGTCAGCTCAGAGAAACACCAGATGAGAGTCTTCTGGTACTCCATAATTTCCTTTGTTTTCCTCGAACAGGCGGGTGAGTTCATCCATATAGAGCTGGTGAAGAGTGTTCAAATCTTCTGCTGTGGGTTTCTCGTTTTTCTCTACCTTGATTGGCCGACCCACTTGAAAAAGGCAGACAAAGGCAAAACATTTCAGATTATATGTACCCAAACAGAATACATTCAGAAATTAGCATCACATTGAAAAACATTGAATTTGCTTTCTAGAAATCTGAGGTCAATATAAGGTGATGCAAACCATCTGCCATCTGTGTATTTGTTGGACACCCACTAACTCTGATATCTTATCATTGGCAGCCTCCAACCTGAGAGGCCAATCGATTCACCTCACGTTTACTAAATGAAAGTCTGAAATTTCTCTTGGATTGCTAAAAAGCAAATGCCATGCTTGGACCTTGTGGCTTTTGGACCTGCTACAGTAGGCTAAAAGTGGCTACAGATAAGGCAGTAAAATGTATGGCTAAGAAAACCAGGGTGACAGAGGTAAGGAAGGTTTGGCAATATATTTTGGGTATGTAACTATTCATCTCTAATTTTAGGCAATAAAACTTAGATAgtgtattaaatattttaaatagaactttttttcaccaaaattttaaattgtaattttagtctaaaatattttttatgtaacaTCACTGACTCACcaagaatacattaggttacaccaacaactacactacactgaaaaaataactagtaagatttacttttatattttgcaagtttttgcatacagtttttctaagtaaatcttaatggcataaaactaagtaaaatctacttaactttatgacataatattgatcaaAGTGAGTGATTAAATGTAACTTAAAATTGTGTGTAAATTCAGTAACTTTTAATTACAAATATGACATGCTATACATTAGGGCTGGCATCTCACTTTGCGAAACGTATTACAAAACACGTAACGATTTGATAAACTGCAATACATCACAGTATCATCATTCGATTCGATTATGAATCAGTTCcaatttcaattcaaattcatCTGGGTATGTTTCAGTTATATATACTTATGTCTGATAAAAAAACATGTAGCTCGAAACATCACGtttttgtctcttggtgagctcattaaattgattttgaagtaacagtgtgccaaatttgttgtgtgtttacatgaaatGAATCCACAAATAGTTGAATCTAAATATTGATACATGGATCtgaagtatcgatacaatatcatgagaaaaagtatcacgatatatctatatttgattgtatcgacacagcaCTACTATACATGGTGCTTAAGTAAACgtagtaatatttaaaaaacagctcattaggacatgtcacaatttgaatgtttaacaaatatatgtttaatcatgtaccacatgatatccaaatgcaaatgcaagctcattaattatacaagtccagtgcatgctgggaacaccagcttcgaaaagttaagtaaaatttgcttgttttatttaccagtgaaaattactcaaattagcaaataaatatgaaaaggttgtctactttaggattaatacatgatgacatgtaaaataacaaacaatcctaaataatatttacttataagttaaagcattcatttttaccttaatattttcaagttcacgctttaacttattcTATGTAGAAAGTAGtttatcttttctgctatatttactacaccacaaaataattttttagtgtagttttaagggttagatcagatagaaatagctccttaaggtaataaatggaggttaccactttttaataTATAGTGTTTTAAGCATGTAATTATATTGCAATACAGCcttgatttacacttaactttgACCTGATACTGCTAATATTTGACTTGTGATTGATCTTACCAACAGTGTTGATGGGCTTTCTGTAGGGCATTAGGCCAAAACTGTACTGGAAAACTCCTCGTGCATGAAAAAGGGGCAAAGAAACACCCATGATGGCCTGTAGTCGCTCTTGGATAGATCGTAGCCAGGTGCCACGAGGATTCTCCACCTGGTCAAATACCTCGTTCTCTCCAAAAGAATATATAGGAACCAAATGGGCACTGGaggaaaaattaaaaatattgattttaaacaaAACTCTTGGTCTTTGTGCAGAAAATTGGGAAAATAGTAAGCCAGTCAATTgtgcaaaataatgtttatgcaatTCTGCATAAAAACATCCTACAGCGTGATCAGAACCATGAtgtaaagcaaaataaaaaaaataaatagacatgaaatataattattttttatttgaaataattttatcatgtgagaagaaagagacagtgGAGTGAAATTAGCAGAGCTGTTTAGGACAGCAGTTACTTATACAGATGtcattatacaaatatatttgaccacagaatgctatGATTGACCAAGATGAAGTATTCCAGATAGTCGTGTTATAGTTACAATACTGGTGTGAATAACTGGCACAATTACAAGATTGGTCTGATAACCTCTTACAATATTAACTGATCAGGAAAAAAACTGCTGCTTACCCATGCTCTAGTGCAAGTTTAATAAAGCCCTTCTTATTGGCTAAGTGAACATTGTGTTCACCAGGATGGGCATCCAAAGCTTCAGGGGCTCCGCCAACTGCAATGATCACAGCGCTCCCACCCCCTTTCCGCCGGAGCAGATACTTGGCACTCTCCTTGTCTGATGAAACCaggcctgacacacacacacacacgcacgcgcacacacacacacacacacacacacacacacaaagcgaaCACATTTTTAATTAGACCAGTGTACAAAATGTATTAGAATAGCCATTTTACAGTAGCCAAGCTTCACATTGTCAAAACATTATTGAGTTTAGATAGACAtaaagtgcatccggaaagtattcacagcgcttcactttttccacattttgttatgttacagccttattccaaaatggattaaattcattattttcctcaaaattctacaaacaataccccataatgacaatgtgaaagaagtttgtttgaaatctttgcaaatttattaaaaaaaaaaaaatgaaaaaaaaaaaaaatcacatgtacataagtattcacagcctttgctcaatactttgttgaagcacctgtggcaccaattacagcctcaagtctttttgagtatgatgctacaagcttggcacacctatttttgggcagtttctcccattcttatttacaggacctctcaagctccatcaggttggatggggagcgtcggtgcacagccattttcagatctctccagagatgttcaatcggattcaagtctgggctctggctgggccactcaaggacattcacagagttgtcccagagccactcctttgttttcttggctgtgtgcttagagtcgttgtcctgttggaagatgaaccttcgccacagtctgaggtccagagcactctggagcaggttttcatcaaggatgtctctgtacattgctgcattcatctttccctcaatcctgactagtctcccagttcctgccgctgaaaaacatccccacagcatgatgctgccaccaccatgcttcactgtagggatggtattggccaggtgatgagcggtgcctggtttcctccagatatgacgcttgctattcaggccaaagagttcaatctttgtttctcatggtctgagagtccttcaggtgccttttggcaaactccaggcgggatgTCATGTGCCTTTAACTGagaagtggcttccgtctggccattctaccatacaggcctgattggtggagtgctgcagagatggttgttcttctggaaggttctcctctctccacagagaaatgctggagctctgtcagagtgaccatcgggttcttggtcacctccctgactaaggcccttctcccccgatcgctcagtttggccaggcagccagctctaggaagagtcctggtagttccaaacttcttccatttacggatgatggaggccactgtgctcattgggaccttcaatgctgcagaaatttttctgtacccttccccagatctgtgcctcgttacaatcctgtctcggaggtctatagacaattccttggacttcatggcttggtttgtgctctgacatgcactgttaactgtgggaccttatatagacaggtgtgtgcctttccaaatcatgtccagtcaactgaatttaccacaggtggaccccaatcaagttgtagaaacatctcaaggataatcagtggaaacaggatgcacctgagctcaattttgagtgtcatggcaaaggctgtgaatacttatgtacatgtgattttttttttcattttttaaataaatttgcaaagcttTCAAACAaccttctttcacgttgtcattatggggtattgtttgtagaattttgaggaaaataatgaatttaatccattttggaataaggctgtaacataacaaaatgtggaaaagtgaagcgctgtgaatactttccggatgcactgtacattcacAATTACACTTgctgaatatacactcactgagcactttgttaggtacacctgtacacctacatattcatgcgattctctaatcagtcaatcatgtggtagcagtgcaatatacaaaatcatgcagatatgggtcaggagcttcagttaatgttcaaatcaaccatcagaatggggaaaaaatgtgacttcagtgatttcaaccatggcattgttgttggtgccagatggactggtttcagtatttctgtaactgctgatctcctgggatttactcAGAAttataccaaaaacaaaaattatccagtaaggggcagttctgcaaatggaaatgccttgttgatgagagaggtcaacagagaatggccagactggttcgagctgacagaaaggctactgtaactcagataaccactctgtacaattgtagtgagcagaataacatctcagaatgcacaactcgtcaaaccttgagacggatggtttacaaaagcagaagaccacgtcaggcactttattaggaccatagtattgctaataaagtgttcagtgagtgcatatacaaatacaaattaaaaaataaatacgttattttaaatatagtcataattaaattgtatttcatataattattatagtatatacagtactgtactataataattatattaaacacaattaaattaaatattacttaaaatatgttttctatttgcctttttgatgtattttttttttttttttgaatatagTATAAAATTACCATAATAATTTTACCTTCAAAatgcaaaatcatttttatttttcagggcACTTTACATCAGGTATGTTTTCGACAATAAATGATCTTATTGTTATTGTCACGTGTCAAATAAATATGGATTTTTGTTCAATGATCAGGCAAACTACTGACCTGCATACATAATATAGTCTCTAAAGAAGGGGGCTCTGAACCAAAGAGGCAGCATGAGAAGGTTGCTCTTCAGCCCAGGAAAGAGTTTACTGAAGCCTGTCGCTTCTGTGCAGAAATTAGTGAATGCCCCAGCCACAAGAATACCATGGGGATGAAAACCCAGCACATAGTTCTGCCTGGGGTCCAGATCTGCTGTCTTCACCAGCTAATAAAGGGACACAATATTTTAAACAACTTATGGATTTTCAAgaatacattcatttaaaaaaaaaaaaaaaagattgtgtcaGTGACCATGTGTTGTTCATGTGCAATATAGCCCTATGTGAGGTTATTTGTATTTCAGTTAACAATTTTTGGAATTAATATCTAAATATCGAAACAATTATTCTTCATAGTGAACAAATGTCTCCaataagacaaataaataaataaataaatagatttaaatTTTACACTGCACAAAGTGCAACATTTAGTCACTGAAATATGTTAGAGcagggtaaaaaataaaaaaataaaatcaaaaaaagaTATTCACAACAGACATTTCCATgcccattttaaaattcccttatatttccaggttttccatgactgtaggAACACTGTAAAAGTGAAAACTCAAAAGAAGATATTAGATTAGTTCGATCGTGTTTTAAAACTATTTACCATCAACACAGAACAACCAAAACAGACTGATGCCAGACTGGTTTGTGTTTGCGGTATTGTTCTGGATTACCATTAACAAGGCCAAAAATTCTTGGAACCATAATCAGAATTATCTCCAACACAGTTTTTCCAAGAATAACAAAAAGTTGCTTTCTTAGAATAAAGAAAAAGGACAGACAGTACAATGCAGTGTGAAGCATATTTTCAAAGACACTAGCTTACAAGCATTGCTTTTCTCCAGCAAGCCCATCAGAAATCGACTTTAATTATATGGATTTGTGATCGACATGATGTCCATCCCATACATGAGCACTGACCAATGGTTAGAGAAGTGGAGAATGCATCTGAGAGTTGTGTACGGCAGTGCTGTCCTAGGAAAATTAATGCCTATGTATTCCAAGATCTGACACTGTGTTTGTTGGTCTGTAAGTATTTTGGCCTTGAATGCCAGTGATGTCCCCACAGTCTATCTTCTCTGAATGGGTTAATTATTAAGGAAATGCTGTTCCACTAactactgtttacaaacactggAGATGTTCTCCCTGTCACTCAACAGGTAATAAACATTTGACAGTTGACCTGTTTTT belongs to Myxocyprinus asiaticus isolate MX2 ecotype Aquarium Trade chromosome 43, UBuf_Myxa_2, whole genome shotgun sequence and includes:
- the mogat2 gene encoding 2-acylglycerol O-acyltransferase 2, whose amino-acid sequence is MKIDFAPADVPLDRRLQTAAVLQWVFSFLALAPCCVVLFVYLLFTRFWLISVLYATWWYIDWDTPSQGGRKVPLLCQMHVWEYMRDYFPIKLVKTADLDPRQNYVLGFHPHGILVAGAFTNFCTEATGFSKLFPGLKSNLLMLPLWFRAPFFRDYIMYAGLVSSDKESAKYLLRRKGGGSAVIIAVGGAPEALDAHPGEHNVHLANKKGFIKLALEHGAHLVPIYSFGENEVFDQVENPRGTWLRSIQERLQAIMGVSLPLFHARGVFQYSFGLMPYRKPINTVVGRPIKVEKNEKPTAEDLNTLHQLYMDELTRLFEENKGNYGVPEDSHLVFL